One stretch of Phocoena phocoena chromosome 10, mPhoPho1.1, whole genome shotgun sequence DNA includes these proteins:
- the ID4 gene encoding DNA-binding protein inhibitor ID-4 translates to MKAVSPVRPSGRKAPSGCGGGELALRCLAEHGHSLGGSAAAAAAAAAARCKAAEAAADEPALCLQCDMNDCYSRLRRLVPTIPPNKKVSKVEILQHVIDYILDLQLALETHPALLRQPPPPAPPHHPAGTCPAAPPRTPLTALNTDPAGAVNKQGDSILCR, encoded by the exons ATGAAGGCGGTGAGCCCGGTGCGCCCCTCGGGCCGTAAGGCGCCGTCGGGCTGCGGCGGCGGGGAGCTGGCGCTGCGCTGCCTGGCCGAGCACGGCCACAGCCTGGGCGgctccgcggcggcggcggccgcggcggcggcaGCGCGCTGCAAGGCGGCCGAGGCGGCGGCCGACGAGCCGGCGCTCTGCCTGCAGTGCGATATGAACGACTGCTACAGCCGCCTGCGGAGGCTGGTGCCCACCATCCCGCCCAACAAGAAAGTGAGCAAAGTGGAGATCCTGCAGCACGTTATCGACTACATCCTGGACCTGCAGCTGGCGCTGGAGACGCACCCGGCTCTGCTGAggcagccgccgccgccggcgcCGCCGCACCACCCGGCCGGGACCTGTCCGGCCGCGCCGCCGCGGACCCCGCTCACGGCGCTCAACACCGACCCG GCCGGCGCGGTGAACAAGCAGGGCGACAGCATTTTGTGCCGCTGA